CTTAAAAGTATTTCTAATCTAGAAATAATCCTTCGAAAGCTCAATTTTCAAATCTAGAAAATTCTTACTGAGCCTCGTTTGCTTCCGGCGTTGTTTGAGTATTCCAGTTAGTTACATCTGGAGTAAATGTAACATTTTCAGCTCCTCCTGGTAATAAAAGAGTATAAAGAATCTTATCACCAGCTCCCCAAACAACATCTTTCAAACTAACTTTTTTCTCTCCATTAAAGACTTCTCCACCACCATATACAGTAGAATATGCTATTGTTATTTCTGCATTTTCTCCCAAAGTTTGCGGCATTAACATTAATGCATTATCACCCGTTGCTAAAGTAAGTCCAGAAGTACCTGTAAAATCGGTATAAGTTGCATTATACTGATACGATTTAGGAGTAGAAGGACTTGACCAAGTACCTACTACACTCTCAGTAGGATCAACATAAGTAAAATTTCCAGTATTATTTATTCCTGACAAAGTAATCTCGGTTACTTTATAAGTAAAACCATCATCCTTCCCTTTTAATTTGAAATTAATCTGGGTCAGGACATGTTTAAAATCTAATTTTACAGGTGTACCGGATACTCCCGGTTTGGTTTCATTTTTTGCATAAGCCACGACTAAATCTTCTTGAGAATCAACGATAGTATAAGAAAAACTTGGATAACCTGCTTTTGAACTAGTCGGCTTAACATAGCTCACATTAGCCACAGGCGAATATGAAAAGAATTGAATCTTATCCTTTAAAGGCCAGTAATAAGGCCCAACAGGGTTCATTGTCCATGCTGAGCTATTCCAAGAAACTATCACACCATTCATAAATAGTGTTTCACCCAAAATGGTTTCAGCAGACATATCATTATTCTTTGTATTATATGCAAAAACCTTAAACCCACCATTAGTTTTCAAACCTTCTGTCTTCAACTCGCTCGCTCTTGTTGCCTTACTTACTATGGTAGTAAAGTTAATCTCAGTTTTCTGTCCTTCATTCTCAAATTCTTCATTCTGTGAGCAACTCGTAATTGCCAAAGCAGCTGTTACTGCCAATAAAATCTTTTTCATAACTGTATCTTTTTAGTTAATAATATTATTCTATTCTGTTTATGCTATTAGGAATCAGTTTACTGGTAATTCAACATTATCTTCTGGTCCCCAACCATCAACGTTTCCATTCATTCCTCCACCCCCGTCAGGATTAGGTGGTGTTTCCGGTTTCTCTACTTCAATCTTATCATCAGGTGGCAACTCAATCTCTGGTGGCGGATCTTGTTTTCCTGCTTCCTCCTCCTCATCTTTTTCAAGCGTACCAATTATTTCAGTAACATCAATCGTCCTTTCCTGTATCGTATTATCAGTTCTTACAAAACTTAGTATCAACTTTACACTACTTGCTTCTCGATAGACCGGTTCTCCCAACATTGACATTCGCGTCGGTATATCTTTCGCCCCTTTAAAAGCAGTAAAATGCGCTATTACTTTGCCACCCTCCTTCTTTGCTTCAAAATAAATAGGCTGTGAGTTACACATTCCGCAACCTTTACCTATACAATAGCAATCAGACAATCCATTTACACACCCTATAACTGATGTCACATATTCCAGTCCTTTCACCTCTATTGCAAAGGAGTAGTTCTTTATCACCGATTCCAATTTCCAATCCAAGTGAAACACTTCATCACTTTTCTTTATTTTCAATTCATCAATATTCAACACATATAACGGGTCCGGCGACCAAACCATTTTTTCAGTTCCGGCAATGCCCAAACCATTACAATATCCCGTATATGCCTCAATCGTTTCATAGGACTCCTCACCTCGGATTCGCACTACTTCCGTGTTATAGTTGTAAGCTACCACCGAATATCGTCCGGGAGGGACCTTCATCTCCCCGCCTTGTACCGAAAGGTACCTATCCACTTTTCTGCCTTCCCCGTCTTTCGGATAAAATATAATCCGAACTCCTTCCGGCAATTCATCTGTTACTCCGGCCCAATCTAACGAGATTTCCACCCCGCTTACAGGATAATCATCCAATACATCGCGACGACTACACCCGGTCAGCATCAGCAGCGAGGACAGAAGCACAAGAATAATATATCTTGTATCTCGCATAACGTCCTTACCTCCTTGTTGTTATCAGCCATACCAGAGAAATTTTCGCCTTGGTAGGGCCAATAAAGTTATAACGCCCACTATTTGTCCATATAATATCCCCCTCGTAAGGAGTATATTTCTTATATTCCGTTGTCAAATACCCTATGCCGAGACTGAACTCAAGTGAAAAATGAAGTGCCAGTTGTCGTGCATACCCGTAAGTCACTCCTGCAGCTCCATAATACTTACCTTGATAACCGTCTCCCTGTAATTGAAAGTCATATATTCCACCTTCAGCATAAAGCCCGATAAAATGCCCGGTCAACCGATTATGTTTCTGCCTGTTTCCCAACCAGTAACGTCCTTCCATGCCTCCTGAAAGAAGTTGATAGCAAAAATCATGTTCACTATTCAGCCACCACGGGCATTTGTATTCGGTATTCAAAGACCACCGTTTGCCTAATGGAATCTCCACTTCTATATTCGGCGCCAATGCCATATCATATAGCAGGTTATTCTTCACTGCAAGTACTGTTTTACTTTTCCCCGGTCCTTCTGCCTCCGACATAACTGCCTCACAGGTCTGTTCATTTACACTTTCTCCCACAGACTTATCAGGCTGACTATCCGGAAGCGCCTCTTCCTGTCTTGAAACCAACAACTCGGAGACAGAAGATACCGGTTCAAAGGTTTCCTTCGCCACTTCCGAGATTTCCCGGACTATTGTAATTTCAGACCGCCTCAACTTAGGAAATACATTGTTGACCATGTATCTGTAAGCAGCTCCCTGATTTAACTTACGTAACAATTGTTTCCGTTTTACGATATCATTCTTATGATAATCAATCAATATCAACACTTCCTCACGATCCGGCAGGTTAGGGTCAGCTGCCGCTATCTTACGTAACTCTGACCAATTCTCGCCAGCTGAAAAATAATGAATCTTATTAACGTCAATATCCGAATGGTATCGTTGTAAAAACTCACTAATCGAATGGTTCCTCTTGGAAATCAAACTTGCATTATAAGACTCATCGCCTTCAGGAGAAACAAAAGTGGTTACATTCAAAGCAGTTATATATTTGGTATCCGCATTTCCCGCCAACAAAGAGTCTAACATCATAATCATCCGATTATTACTTTTATAGCGAGAATCAATACAAGTCCCAGACGCCTCAAAATATATTACTACCTGTCGGGCTGTATCACTTGCAACTGTAAAAAACGGGACCATAGCATATCCACTTTCTGAAAGGCTGAGTAATGCCATAAAAAAAGTCAATATATAGGTTCCATGTTTCATAATTGTTCGTTTCTGTGAGCAAATATAGAAGTTAAGAAATGAATAAAATCATACTTTCAGAACAAAATATAGAGTGTGGAAGGTTCTGTGAACCGATTGAAACGATTTTGCAAGTTTGGAAAGGATTAACAGCAGAATATAAACAAAAAAGATGCACAGATCATCGAACATTTATCGATTCTCTGTGCATCTACAACTCTAAAGCCTTCTTTAAAGCAAAACTAAACTTATTATACTGCCGGATCGGGTGTCACTCCTCCTTCTCCCTTGCCATCATCGCCAGAACCCGGCTTTCCGCCGGTATTGCCACCGTTGCTACTTCCGTCCGTATAATCTGTTTCAATCTCCGCACGACGCGTAATACTCATGTCCGCCAACGTATCTTTGAATATTTTCCCCGGATAGAATAAAATCTTTCTCTGAACGATTGACTTGGACGAAATTTCCTTTTCTTCATCCGAGCTTTTTGTACGGATAGTAGGGCTAAAGATTCCGAACTCACCCAACTGAAC
The nucleotide sequence above comes from Bacteroides caccae. Encoded proteins:
- a CDS encoding DUF3575 domain-containing protein encodes the protein MKHGTYILTFFMALLSLSESGYAMVPFFTVASDTARQVVIYFEASGTCIDSRYKSNNRMIMMLDSLLAGNADTKYITALNVTTFVSPEGDESYNASLISKRNHSISEFLQRYHSDIDVNKIHYFSAGENWSELRKIAAADPNLPDREEVLILIDYHKNDIVKRKQLLRKLNQGAAYRYMVNNVFPKLRRSEITIVREISEVAKETFEPVSSVSELLVSRQEEALPDSQPDKSVGESVNEQTCEAVMSEAEGPGKSKTVLAVKNNLLYDMALAPNIEVEIPLGKRWSLNTEYKCPWWLNSEHDFCYQLLSGGMEGRYWLGNRQKHNRLTGHFIGLYAEGGIYDFQLQGDGYQGKYYGAAGVTYGYARQLALHFSLEFSLGIGYLTTEYKKYTPYEGDIIWTNSGRYNFIGPTKAKISLVWLITTRR
- a CDS encoding fimbrillin family protein; this translates as MKKILLAVTAALAITSCSQNEEFENEGQKTEINFTTIVSKATRASELKTEGLKTNGGFKVFAYNTKNNDMSAETILGETLFMNGVIVSWNSSAWTMNPVGPYYWPLKDKIQFFSYSPVANVSYVKPTSSKAGYPSFSYTIVDSQEDLVVAYAKNETKPGVSGTPVKLDFKHVLTQINFKLKGKDDGFTYKVTEITLSGINNTGNFTYVDPTESVVGTWSSPSTPKSYQYNATYTDFTGTSGLTLATGDNALMLMPQTLGENAEITIAYSTVYGGGEVFNGEKKVSLKDVVWGAGDKILYTLLLPGGAENVTFTPDVTNWNTQTTPEANEAQ
- a CDS encoding HU family DNA-binding protein, which encodes MALEYVVTKRVFGFDKDKNEKYVAKSVRSGRVNFAKMCRKVSQLCGVHRKVVDLVVSGLVDKMAEDIDDGKSVQLGEFGIFSPTIRTKSSDEEKEISSKSIVQRKILFYPGKIFKDTLADMSITRRAEIETDYTDGSSNGGNTGGKPGSGDDGKGEGGVTPDPAV
- a CDS encoding DUF5119 domain-containing protein → MRDTRYIILVLLSSLLMLTGCSRRDVLDDYPVSGVEISLDWAGVTDELPEGVRIIFYPKDGEGRKVDRYLSVQGGEMKVPPGRYSVVAYNYNTEVVRIRGEESYETIEAYTGYCNGLGIAGTEKMVWSPDPLYVLNIDELKIKKSDEVFHLDWKLESVIKNYSFAIEVKGLEYVTSVIGCVNGLSDCYCIGKGCGMCNSQPIYFEAKKEGGKVIAHFTAFKGAKDIPTRMSMLGEPVYREASSVKLILSFVRTDNTIQERTIDVTEIIGTLEKDEEEEAGKQDPPPEIELPPDDKIEVEKPETPPNPDGGGGMNGNVDGWGPEDNVELPVN